The Megalobrama amblycephala isolate DHTTF-2021 linkage group LG1, ASM1881202v1, whole genome shotgun sequence genome segment aagtttaagttaatttttatgtattttattttacaaaagtacaaggttttgttgttattgagcttacacaaataaaagtagaccatttgtagtagGCTATTGcactaatctgtaggctatcgccaaaaatgcCGGCCTGTTTAAAGTTGTTTTAGCAGTCATGAGGAAAAaattgaccacttcattaagttttgttttatagtaagacTTTCTTTGAAGTGAATTtctttttgtagaaattgtatcttaacttcaatcaatgtttcatcaaccaattgcctatatttaataaataggatGAAAAGAAAAAACCGTCGGGTGTGTAGGCTATATTATCCGCAGTATTATTCGCAGTATCAGGAGGATGCttgataccccttttccaccagaATTGTTCGCGTTCTGGAGCCAGAGTCTGTGCTCGTGCAGGCGAACTGAGCCTGTCACGAACCGGTCGCGTGTTTCCATAGACTTAAGGAACGAACGCTGTAAAGCTGCTGTGTGTTGTACCTGTCCATAACTAAAAAACATTGCGCGTCCAGCGCTGTTTCTGCAGGCAGCGCGACACTTGAGTTTTCTGTTAACAGTATATGTAGTGAACCGGCTGCTCACATAAACAGCCGTTTCTCACCCATCCATTCGGAGATAAACTGAAAACGAAACCGTTGATTCACTCGCCCTCTTGCACATAGGGTCTCTCTCGCGCgcatagttttatatatttagatataaataaCAATTTAGTGCAATGTTACTTCAACAACGAAACAACAAACGCATTTCTCCGCCCCCTCTCTCCGGCTCTGTTCTGAGATACCGAAATTTGGTACCGAATGACAAGACACTTTTCGATACACCATAGTATCGAGGCAATTCGATCGGTACCTAAAAAGTATTGAGTTCGgtacccagccctatttgtgataaatataggcctaatGTGTGAGAGAATtgacattttgcataaagataaatgtgCTTTGATGCATTTATTGGATAACATGTGGTTAAAGCGCCACTCAGCGGTCAAAAGCTGCCAATGCACTTTGCCAATTTACTGCCGCGGCACTCGCGGCGGTAAAAACACCGTTTTGGATGGCCACCTACTGTAATATACAAGTTCCCTTTCAGTATGTCACGTttgacgtacgtcagtagtgaccgacgaattgggatatcgctagagagccctatcagcttcaagagaactaaaacaagccaatggagaTTGGCgtgcaatatttgcataatgctcCCGCCCCAACAGGTgaatataaataggaagcagatgcaaatTCTCCGATATCCTGCAGCTTGAGAAGACCTCTTCAAAGATCGGCAGCTTTCAGTGCTGATGTGACGGCACAAGCAGCGAGTGGGAGCCTGCGCCTGTGAGATTCTCGCTATAATTCAAGAGTTGGTCTGCGATTTGGGACGGTTCTCCCCGTGCTGTTATTAGCATATTGGCTAACGCTCCCTGCGTGCCTCAGCATTAAAAGAGCTGAaatttccccttctaaaagagacTTCCGTTACGAACCCTgcatctttttaaagatgtcatttTGTCCATGCGCTACTGGGTGTcatcgttccctggtccctgctgatgggcacaatcgctgcatcacGTGTTTGGCCGCTCCGATGCCAttcttcccggaagtgcacGATGAGGTGAATAAGTCTTGGCGGACGCCGTATAATGTTCGTTCGAGGCCGGGTCCCTCATCTGCCTTCACCACCCTGGATGGCAGGGAAGCCAGGGGATCCCGCCGGTTAGTTTATCAAGCAAAAGCGTTGATGGAAATGCCCCACGGTGGTCTTGACCAACAGTTGCtgggggagctgcgcgctgccaccgACCTCGCTTTCCGAGCGACGAAGGTGACAGCGCGTTCTGTTGGTCATGCGATGGCTACGCTTGTAGTCCAGCAGCGCCACTTATGGCTGAACCTGGCTGACATGAGGAAGACCGATAAATATCGATTCCTGGACTCCCCCGTGTCCCAGGCCGGCCTTTTCGGTGACGAGGTGaagagcttcgcccaacagttctccgccaCCCAGAAGCAGGCTGAAGCGATTAAGCACATCTTGCCCCAGCGGTGcgctgctgcctccacaccACCGGTGGCTCAACCTCAGCCTGCCCATCGCAGAGGGTGCCTGCCCGCttcgtcctccgcccctgctaagtcaGCGAAGCAGCAGCCTCCGCTGctgctggctctccggagtccagtgATACCCACCTTTTCACAAAAAGACCTGTTTCCCCAACCTCCAGGTCACAAGAGGGCACGGTTGTCTGGGCTCGAGGTCTTGCCTCGTCGCCCACAGCCTCCTCTCTCCTCGCCAGTGGGTGGTGGTGTGATGGTCGAGGCCGCGCTCCAAGTGCCGTCTGCACAACTAGCCTGCAGAGTCTGACTCCACTTCGGGCCGCTTAATCACGTGAGagacccatacgctaaaccaatgcagtctgagccggaaagagaattgattagttcttctCATGAGTCTTTcgttaatcacgtgacagacccatacgctaaaccaatgcagtctgagccggaaagagaattgattagttcatttcatgagtctttcgggtttttaaGTCATTctttaatcacgtgacagacccatacgctaaaccaatgcagtctgagccggaaagagaattgattagttcttctcttgagtctttcgggttttgagtcattccttaatcacgtgacagacctatacgctaaaccaatgcagtctgagccggaaagagaattgattagttcttctcatgagtctttcgggtttgagtcattccttaatcacgtgacagacccatacgctaaaccaatgcattctgagccagaaagagaattgattagttcttcttttgagtctttcgggtttttgagtcgtaccttaatcacgtgacagacccatacgctaaaccaatgcagtctgagctggaaagagaattgattagttcatctCATGAGTCtctcgggttttgagtcgtttctTGATCATGTGACAGACCTATACGCTAAACCAATGCtgtctgagccggaaagagaattgattagttcttctCATGAGTCTTTTGGGTTTtaagtcgttccttaatcacatgacagacccatacgctaaaccaatgcagtctgagcagGAAAGAGAGTTGATTAGTTCTtctcatgagtctttcgggttttgagtcgttccttaatcacgtgacagacctatacgctaaaccaatgcagtctgagccggaaagagaattgattagttcatctCATGAGTCTTTTGGGTTTTTGAGTCCTACCTTAATCAcatgacagacccatacgctaaagcaatgcattctgagccggaaagagaattgattagttcttctcatgagtctttcgggtttgagtcattccttaatcatgtgacagacccatacgatAAACCAATGCAATCTGTGCTGGtgagagaattgattagttcttctcatgagtctttcgggtttttgagtcgtaccttaatcacgtgacagacccatacgctaaaccaatgcagtctgagctggagagagaattgattagttctttgtGGTGACCAGggtgggcgagagccgtgagggaatggCGCGAGGCCGGTTGTGTGAGAGTTAACAAGCTGCACctggaggcgcaccggccttgagtccctcacggaggagctccggaagcataaaaggaggagcgacgacagtggtggacgagagaggaccaggcctggattttattttatgttttattatgtttaagTGGCTGGCAgatgtccgcgagggtctgccggcattactttcgttttgttctttgtttattttattattaaagttttgtttgaatgtttgccggttcccgcctccttcctTCCTATctatacgaactgtgttacattcttctcatgagtctttcgggtttttgagtcgtacCTTAATCAcatgacagacccatacgctaaaccaatgcagtctgagccggaaagagaattgattagttcatctCATGAGTCTTTCTGGTTTTTGAGTCGtaccttaatcacgtgacagacccatacgctaaaccaatgcagtctgatccggaaagagaattgattagttcatttcatgagtcttttgGTTTGAGTCGTACCTTAATCATGTGACGGACCCatacgctaaaccaatgcagtctgagccgaaaagagaattgattagttctttttgtgagtctttcgggtttgagtcattccttaatcacgtgacagacccatacgctaaaccaatgcagtctgagctggaaagagaattgattagttcatctcatgagtctttcgggttttgagtcgtttcttgatcacgtgacagacccatacgctaaaccaatgcagtctgagccggaaagagaattgattagttcatctcatgagtctttcgggtttttgagtcctACCTTAATCatgtgacagacccatacgctaaaccaatgcagtctgatccggaaagagaattgattagttcatttcatgagtctttcgggttgaGTCGTACCTTAATCATGTGACGGACCCatacgctaaaccaatgcagtctgagccgaaaagagaattgattagttctttttgtgagtctttcgggtttgagtcattccttaatcacgtgacagacccacacactaaaccaatgcagtctgagctggaaagagaattgattagttcttctcatgagtctttcgggttttgagtcgtttcttgatcacgtgacagacccatacgctaaaccaatgcagtctgagccggaaagagaattgattagttcatctcatgagtctttcggttttgagtcattccttaatcacgtgacaaacccatacgctaaaccaatgcagtctaaactggaaagagaattgattagttcatctCATGAGTCTTTCGGTTTTGAGTCATTCCTTGATCatgtgacagacccatacgctaaaccaatgcagtctaaactggaaagagaattgattagttcatctCATGAGTCTTTTGGTTTTGAGtcattccttaatcacgtgacagacccatacgctaaatcaatgcagtctgagccggagAGAGATTTGATTAGTTattttcatgagtctttcgggttttgagtcattccttaatcatgtgacagacccatacgctaaaccaatgcagtctgagccggaaagagaattgattagttcatttcatgagtctttcgggtttttgagtcgttccttaatcacgtgactgACCCAtatgctaaaccaatgcagtctgagctggaaagagaattgattagttcatttcatgagtctttagggtttttgagtcgttccttaatctcATGACAGACCCAacatgactgtccaatcagccttTATACTGTGCTtgtggcgcgcactcaagaatttcATGTGCAAATGCGCCAAtgcgcgctgcataattactttattatagcttaaataaagtgcaaaagaaactacgagcaatgactGTCGTTGTTCTGTtttaagttaagtcatgaaattaccaaacatgcgattaaagcttcctccaaactgtgcatgcatgtatttgttgacatggatttaaagctattgttatccaatttgttggctttaaaatgtcttaaatatgcacatatgtacaccaaggaaatctaaattttctggggggaaactacattttctgaccagggtaattatgaaaccctgtgTACGGCCCGGCttatattctatctaatgaaatctgaagtAAACGTGTATTTCTACTAATGTGCGCAAGTTTGTATGTGTAGTATGCActatgatcaaaaataaatgggaccatacgcgattgaatgtaaaggtttgtgtctcattattctattaataactaccgatttattttgcatttcttttagaaattaagaattattataGTCATTGTAGATGTTGCAAATATCTAATCTAAGTTATTTAATACTCAAGGTTAGATCAgaagatttttttgtaaaaatgtttctgtaacagctgccaaaaatagtatattgctccactgtggtttttaattaatccccccccccccccccccccccaccgaCGGATCACAAATTGCACACtgcatatattttaaatttgattatgGCACTTACCTAAAGGCAGCATGACTCTGATAGTGTCACTGGCTTCACTCACTTCCACTTTACCCACAATCCTGTAGCGGATCAAGTACTGCTTTCCGTCCTCCAACTTAGTCAGAGTAAATTCTTCATCAGGTGTGTTTATGACAAGCCACTGTTCCTCTTTCACCTGCTGGTACTCCACTCTGTACTGCACAGTTTCTCCAGTCGGGGACTTCTGCAGTTTCAGGGACACACTGCACACCAGGACCTCCTTCGCTTCTGGTGGGGGAGGCTTCGACACGGGCTGGAACTGTGTGTCTGTCAACTTCCCTTTTTCatacagatagatggatgagCCTGGACTGGATGGATCGGGGATGGCAGACATAATGAATCGGTATCTCTTTTCATCTTTATTAGCCTCtgaaaaacttttgaaaacagataAGTTCTCTCTCATTTTTGAGATGACATCAGCATTGTTGAACCACTCTTCTGATGCTAACATGCCAGAATGCAGTTCCGTTCCCACATCTAACTCTTTAAACTTGTCAGATTTCATAAACTCCTCCAGAATTGAAAGATATGTGTCTTCATACTTCAGAGATGTGAAGGTCAAGCACACCACAACATCAATATCAGGATCAAGGAGCATGGTGCTGAGGCTGTCTGAGTCTTCAGTTCTGATTCCCTCCAGCTTCTTGGTTTGAGAACTCAAGAGGTTGAGTTCAGACTTTGCACAATCTAACCACTGGTTAAGCTTGTCAGCATTAAAAGGGGAGCTGTAGTGGATCTTCAGGATGTCTTCCAGTGACTTCTCCTCCATCCCCCCTCCTCGTATAGCAGGCAAGACTCTGCTGACAGCTTTCAGGAGCATTGTCTTGTAAATGCTGAATGATCTCTGAAATGATTGCAGCCTCTCTTTGATATCTCTGAAaacatttaccagtggttttctGGAGAGGTCATTGCATTTCCTCTCTACTTCTCCCAGCTTCTCCATTACATCTTCAGTGTTGGAAACCAGACGCATGCTAATTTCTCTCTCTAACTGTGCTGCTTTTGAATCCAGAAGAGAAAGAGGATAGAGCCAGACTTTTACTGGAACTGCATTCTGTGGATTCTCCTTCAGTATAGTGGGGAGCTTCTTGTACACCTCTAGGGCCTCAATGTAAGTGGTGGGGTTCTGCTCAAGGCGGAAGTCACCATAAAATGTGCAGGCAATGCTCTCAGCCACTTTCTTATCACCATCTGTCATCTTTATAGCTCCTTTTCCCTCAATAGAAAATTGAGGAATCTTCTTGACCATGACATTCAGTTCTCCCTCAATCTCCTGCTTGTTTTCCTCTTCTGAAAATGTCCGATCAAACATCATGAAGGCCTGAGCTCCATACAGTACACCCGTGACCACATGAGTTGCAGTTTTCTGGTCAAACACCTGAGGGTAGGTGAACTGACCCAGCTGGGACATGGTGAGCTGTTCGAATCTGGTGATTTCTTTGTAATACATTGTAACTCTGGACTGTTGGTTTGAGGATTTGGTGTCACGTAGAAACTTGGCAGATCCTCCCACCTCCACCAGCCCTCCCAAGAAGCTGGCCTTCAGCGAAGCACTTACATCCAGGAGACTGGACTTACTAGAGAGAGAGTCTGAGCTACTGAACTTCAGATCTGTCATGGGCTTTGAACGACTGTCCAAATCTTCACTCAGTGACTTCTTATCCCACAGAGTAACACCTGAAATGAGAAATGGCTTTAAGAGTTATGTATGAGGAAGTGATGTTCAGTTGAAGAAACATGTGGGTTTTATAGTGTTTTTAAACAAGGACTAGTAATTGGTGATGCAGCATTTGGTGAAGTGAGGacaacaaacttttatttgtttagGTTGGTAAAGCACCTGGAATGAAGCTATCCTTGCGGCAGTCATACAGCATACCAGGAAACAGAGGTCTTCCTAGAGCTGCCACTTCAATGGGCTCTGATGCCAGGGCTGCagtaaatgacaaataaaaggTAATATTTATACttacaatatttataatatatattaacaaaATTACATCTGATAATAATGAACACtgtttaactctttccctgccagtgTTTCTGAAAAAAGTAGCCAGCCACtaccagcatttttgatcattttcacaaaagatTCATGGCCCGTAGAATATTTTGTAGTATTAACATCCAATTTATCAAAAGAAATAACAGAgtctctgcttttaaacaaaacattattatagctttgtgcatttgttttatcaaaatttcaatatgggtaagtttcattaaaaacaaaagtttaattaaaGAAACATTTTGAGCAAGAAGCTTAGAAAAATACGTTTTAGTCATAATATGTTAAATATGattagtatatataaaaaaatttagCACTGGTGCATGTTGATCCGGAGTTTTGGGGTCCTCGCAGGGGGTTGAGGTCATATCTTTACAAGTGTTAAAACATATGAAGTCTTCATAAGATCTGAATTTGTCTTTActtttattaagtttttatCCAAcccatagtgtgtgtgtgtgtgtgtgtgtgtgtgtgtgtgtgtgtgtacacatgtttttgtgacatatcaggacacaaatgtgtataatgacatgggtatgacatgggtattacaaaaagaggtgaaatatgaggacagaaaatacagtttgtacagtataaatacgtcctgaaaagtgaagccgtgggctctttgatcgccccctggtggttGGATTCAGTACAAGTCATAAacccgccctctcaatgcaaaCGAATGGCACttgtcaaaataacaaaatattaattacacTTACAATGAAATTTtccgaaagatggttttggt includes the following:
- the LOC125245534 gene encoding cytolytic toxin-alpha-like isoform X1; the protein is MSALLMYLKQPNCIYCAYLWLATLAVVNAQEVLQPKPDEVQILNEDTGGLHFLADQGNTKNPALASEPIEVAALGRPLFPGMLYDCRKDSFIPGVTLWDKKSLSEDLDSRSKPMTDLKFSSSDSLSSKSSLLDVSASLKASFLGGLVEVGGSAKFLRDTKSSNQQSRVTMYYKEITRFEQLTMSQLGQFTYPQVFDQKTATHVVTGVLYGAQAFMMFDRTFSEEENKQEIEGELNVMVKKIPQFSIEGKGAIKMTDGDKKVAESIACTFYGDFRLEQNPTTYIEALEVYKKLPTILKENPQNAVPVKVWLYPLSLLDSKAAQLEREISMRLVSNTEDVMEKLGEVERKCNDLSRKPLVNVFRDIKERLQSFQRSFSIYKTMLLKAVSRVLPAIRGGGMEEKSLEDILKIHYSSPFNADKLNQWLDCAKSELNLLSSQTKKLEGIRTEDSDSLSTMLLDPDIDVVVCLTFTSLKYEDTYLSILEEFMKSDKFKELDVGTELHSGMLASEEWFNNADVISKMRENLSVFKSFSEANKDEKRYRFIMSAIPDPSSPGSSIYLYEKGKLTDTQFQPVSKPPPPEAKEVLVCSVSLKLQKSPTGETVQYRVEYQQVKEEQWLVINTPDEEFTLTKLEDGKQYLIRYRIVGKVEVSEASDTIRVMLPLGIQKALDAAAKERDCEDLKLWRPAIINHLYWTAASTPTGDPDEMEAKWQSMINHVQDIHEHSTPAFTSCTHPPLEGEARDKEWLEPGSPAATKLESVAARKALVKDIRQLSPQHQTFSLEAYHSLILHFAPKHTGFSFLGMYSRLLLAALHFNSNGNRDVARTGEARYAVRYPRFRKGGWVVHPIKEKPSYGYATNLMVSLVEEYCKSPQALQESSAVLSSAAPPPPHLFPPEGCQG
- the LOC125245534 gene encoding cytolytic toxin-alpha-like isoform X2, with the protein product MSALLMYLKQPNCIYCAYLWLATLAVVNAQEVLQPKPDEVQILNEDTGGLHFLADQGNTKNPALASEPIEVAALGRPLFPGMLYDCRKDSFIPGVTLWDKKSLSEDLDSRSKPMTDLKFSSSDSLSSKSSLLDVSASLKASFLGGLVEVGGSAKFLRDTKSSNQQSRVTMYYKEITRFEQLTMSQLGQFTYPQVFDQKTATHVVTGVLYGAQAFMMFDRTFSEEENKQEIEGELNVMVKKIPQFSIEGKGAIKMTDGDKKVAESIACTFYGDFRLEQNPTTYIEALEVYKKLPTILKENPQNAVPVKVWLYPLSLLDSKAAQLEREISMRLVSNTEDVMEKLGEVERKCNDLSRKPLVNVFRDIKERLQSFQRSFSIYKTMLLKAVSRVLPAIRGGGMEEKSLEDILKIHYSSPFNADKLNQWLDCAKSELNLLSSQTKKLEGIRTEDSDSLSTMLLDPDIDVVVCLTFTSLKYEDTYLSILEEFMKSDKFKELDVGTELHSGMLASEEWFNNADVISKMRENLSVFKSFSEANKDEKRYRFIMSAIPDPSSPGSSIYLYEKGKLTDTQFQPVSKPPPPEAKEVLVCSVSLKLQKSPTGETVQYRVEYQQVKEEQWLVINTPDEEFTLTKLEDGKQYLIRYRIVGKVEVSEASDTIRVMLPLDKDFVPKTRNGFPTIFPSAHSRSELNE